One window of the Halonatronomonas betaini genome contains the following:
- a CDS encoding UvrD-helicase domain-containing protein, protein MGQILKIYKGPAGSGKTTILKDKYQELAREVGTDRIMVLLQNAPSVRDWKNNLQLKKSGPLNIFTFFGLAQDQVRTYWPEVYDIEGLPVDPYFMNVETAHYIMTRIVEQRRDKKDYFVNLNSTSNSIAVQLIDNLNQAALNLLNMAELEARLLDWAADDTDKGKIFKEAILLMNQYRESCHDHFVIDYSLLIKLFFRLLKTDRYLKRLEESYDYLIVDELELTPPAAQKLIEYMLSVTQDSFMAYNPEGKINRFFGGNPKLAEKKFFHQAEIEELTEFYGASQEAVDFAERIKGRVKASSGIHRSGARNLEGSQKLADSSEYIEGRISSEFRGDMLGKVADEVIRLVETGVEPGDIGVIAPHLDKVLEFTFTEKLAREGLDIFNLLRSKRLIDIPYSQALLTLAQLVYPAWKLRPDFTSLQQTFVLLLDLDPVRGAILAERVIANEYRLPEIDQQELRERLGFKRFEEYNKLQAWIAEKIEAEIEVRDFFQQVFVEFLAPLSPDEEEIIACRQIIKSFHKFAEIIEAYNITDGNRIGKYFISMINKGTLAAEILNEPGQKIRDKVIVSTPYKFITSTLVDSVEYLFLLDTGSQFWFSGITKELLNPYVLSPQWNQQANWDDRIDRSLKQDQLLDNILSLIRKSSKGIYLATSLFDSRGIEQEGELVDWFI, encoded by the coding sequence GTGGGGCAGATTTTAAAAATTTATAAAGGTCCAGCTGGTTCCGGGAAGACTACGATTTTAAAAGATAAATATCAGGAGCTGGCCAGAGAGGTCGGGACTGATAGAATTATGGTGCTGCTCCAGAATGCCCCCAGTGTCCGGGATTGGAAGAATAACCTTCAGCTTAAAAAGTCCGGGCCGTTAAATATTTTTACTTTTTTTGGGCTGGCCCAGGATCAGGTCAGGACCTACTGGCCTGAGGTTTATGATATTGAGGGGCTGCCTGTTGATCCATATTTTATGAATGTCGAGACGGCTCATTACATAATGACCAGGATCGTTGAGCAGCGGAGGGATAAGAAGGATTACTTTGTTAATCTTAATTCGACTTCAAATAGTATTGCGGTTCAGTTGATTGATAATTTGAATCAGGCTGCTTTAAATCTGCTGAATATGGCCGAGCTGGAAGCAAGGCTGCTGGACTGGGCGGCAGATGATACTGACAAGGGGAAAATTTTTAAAGAGGCTATTTTATTGATGAATCAGTATCGGGAGAGCTGTCATGATCATTTTGTTATAGATTATTCGTTATTGATTAAGTTGTTTTTTAGGTTATTAAAGACTGATAGATATTTAAAGAGGCTTGAAGAGAGCTATGATTACTTAATTGTTGATGAACTTGAATTGACTCCACCGGCGGCTCAGAAATTGATAGAGTATATGCTTTCGGTAACTCAGGATTCTTTTATGGCCTATAATCCAGAAGGAAAAATCAACAGGTTTTTTGGTGGAAACCCAAAACTGGCTGAAAAGAAGTTCTTCCATCAGGCTGAGATTGAAGAGTTGACAGAGTTTTATGGTGCCTCCCAGGAGGCTGTTGATTTTGCTGAGAGAATTAAAGGCAGGGTCAAGGCCAGTTCCGGTATTCATAGGTCAGGGGCCAGGAATCTGGAAGGATCTCAGAAGTTAGCTGACAGCAGTGAGTATATTGAGGGGCGGATAAGTTCTGAATTTAGAGGTGATATGCTAGGCAAGGTAGCTGATGAGGTTATCCGACTGGTTGAGACCGGGGTTGAGCCTGGAGATATTGGGGTGATTGCTCCCCATTTAGATAAGGTGCTGGAATTTACTTTTACTGAGAAGCTGGCCAGGGAAGGACTGGATATTTTTAATCTGCTCAGGTCAAAAAGGTTGATAGATATTCCATATTCTCAGGCCCTTTTGACCCTGGCCCAGCTGGTTTATCCTGCTTGGAAGCTCAGGCCTGATTTTACATCACTGCAGCAGACCTTTGTCTTGTTGCTGGATTTAGACCCGGTCAGAGGAGCGATCCTGGCGGAGAGGGTTATTGCTAATGAATATAGATTGCCTGAGATTGATCAGCAGGAATTAAGGGAGAGACTTGGTTTTAAGCGGTTTGAGGAATATAATAAGCTTCAGGCCTGGATAGCAGAAAAGATTGAAGCTGAGATTGAGGTTAGAGATTTTTTCCAGCAGGTTTTCGTTGAGTTTTTGGCGCCACTATCTCCTGATGAGGAGGAGATTATTGCCTGCAGGCAGATAATTAAGTCATTTCATAAATTTGCTGAGATTATTGAGGCTTATAATATTACTGATGGTAATCGGATTGGCAAATATTTTATCAGTATGATTAATAAGGGGACTCTGGCTGCTGAAATTTTAAATGAGCCAGGGCAAAAGATTAGAGATAAGGTGATTGTTTCGACTCCTTATAAATTTATTACATCGACTCTGGTTGATTCAGTCGAGTATCTATTTTTACTTGATACTGGCAGCCAGTTCTGGTTTTCCGGGATTACCAAGGAGTTGCTTAATCCCTATGTGCTTTCGCCACAGTGGAATCAGCAGGCTAACTGGGATGATCGGATCGATAGAAGTTTAAAGCAGGACCAGCTTTTAGATAATATCCTCTCGCTGATTAGAAAGAGTAGCAAGGGGATCTATCTGGCCACCAGTCTTTTTGACAGCCGGGGGATTGAGCAGGAAGGGGAGCTGGTAGATTGGTTTATTTAG
- a CDS encoding thioredoxin family protein, with product MEIVVYGSGCKNCDTTEQRIREVVEELGVDASVTHDHDINSAAEKGIMLTPGVTIDGEIVSEGSVPTRDEIKKWLK from the coding sequence ATGGAGATAGTTGTTTATGGTTCAGGCTGCAAGAATTGTGACACTACAGAACAGAGGATTAGAGAGGTTGTTGAGGAATTAGGTGTTGATGCCAGTGTAACCCATGATCATGATATTAATTCTGCTGCTGAAAAAGGGATTATGCTAACACCTGGAGTGACTATTGATGGCGAAATTGTAAGTGAAGGCAGTGTTCCCACCAGAGATGAAATTAAAAAATGGCTAAAATAA
- a CDS encoding permease: protein MTKKKKLGIFIIGFAFIYFLPLESADLQEAIIEGFHMLQYYARNHVLYSLVPAFFVAGAIANFMSKQAVIKYFGAGAKKWVSYSVASVSGAILSVCSCTVLPLFAGIYKRGAGIGPATAFLYSGPAINVLAIILTARVLGWQLGLARIVFAVIFALIVGVMMGLIFDRGGDEESEAAAAARRAAANGDDEDRTTVQNLIYFLVMILILIFAAWAEPSETVGFGQFIYEIKWPVTFGLLAVLAIILVKWFKKDELKSWVDESWSFTEQILPLLFAGVLVAGILMGRPGTEAGLIPQEWITRFVGANDLSSNLFASIIAAFMYFATLTEIPILQGLMGLGMAEGPALSLLLAGPALSLPNMLVIHSVLGLKKTSVFILLVVIMSTIAGMVYGNIII, encoded by the coding sequence TTGACTAAGAAAAAGAAGCTTGGAATATTTATAATTGGATTTGCTTTTATATATTTTCTGCCTTTAGAGAGTGCTGATTTGCAGGAGGCAATTATTGAAGGATTTCATATGCTTCAGTATTATGCCAGGAATCATGTATTATATAGCCTGGTACCGGCCTTTTTTGTTGCCGGGGCAATAGCCAACTTTATGTCTAAACAGGCTGTAATTAAGTATTTTGGGGCCGGGGCCAAAAAATGGGTATCTTATTCAGTGGCCTCTGTTTCCGGGGCAATTTTATCGGTCTGTTCCTGTACTGTTCTGCCCCTTTTTGCCGGGATTTACAAACGAGGTGCCGGGATTGGACCGGCGACTGCCTTTTTGTATTCAGGGCCGGCGATTAATGTGCTGGCAATTATTCTTACTGCCAGGGTTTTAGGCTGGCAGTTAGGACTGGCCAGGATTGTCTTTGCTGTTATTTTTGCCCTGATTGTTGGTGTAATGATGGGCTTGATTTTTGATAGAGGTGGTGACGAGGAATCTGAGGCTGCTGCAGCTGCCAGGAGAGCTGCTGCTAATGGCGATGATGAAGATAGGACTACTGTTCAGAACCTGATATATTTTCTGGTGATGATTTTGATTTTGATTTTTGCTGCCTGGGCAGAACCGTCAGAGACAGTTGGATTTGGCCAGTTTATCTATGAAATTAAATGGCCGGTAACCTTTGGATTGCTGGCGGTGCTGGCTATTATCTTAGTTAAATGGTTTAAAAAAGATGAGTTAAAGAGCTGGGTCGATGAATCCTGGAGCTTTACTGAACAGATTCTGCCGTTACTCTTTGCCGGTGTTTTAGTTGCTGGAATATTGATGGGGCGGCCAGGGACTGAGGCCGGGTTGATTCCCCAGGAGTGGATTACCAGGTTTGTCGGGGCCAATGATTTAAGTTCTAACCTATTTGCCTCGATAATTGCTGCCTTTATGTATTTTGCAACCCTGACAGAGATTCCAATTCTTCAGGGCTTGATGGGATTAGGGATGGCTGAAGGCCCGGCTTTATCGTTACTGTTGGCCGGTCCTGCTCTGAGTTTGCCGAATATGCTGGTTATTCACAGCGTGCTTGGTTTAAAGAAGACATCGGTATTTATTCTTTTAGTTGTAATTATGTCGACGATTGCCGGTATGGTCTATGGCAATATTATTATATAA
- a CDS encoding ArsR/SmtB family transcription factor: MTTKKLFQARAEVAKALSHPLRLEIVDILQNKEHCVSELEEMLADASQSVISRHLSILKQAGLIKARKDGLNNYYSLRVPCVTGFFSCLDQVLEKDLEEKQKGLI; encoded by the coding sequence ATGACCACTAAAAAATTATTTCAGGCAAGGGCTGAGGTTGCTAAAGCATTATCTCATCCATTAAGGCTTGAGATTGTTGATATTTTACAGAATAAAGAGCATTGTGTTAGTGAACTTGAGGAGATGCTTGCTGATGCCAGCCAATCTGTTATTTCCAGACATTTAAGCATTTTAAAACAGGCTGGATTGATCAAAGCTAGAAAGGATGGCTTAAATAATTATTATTCACTGAGGGTTCCCTGTGTGACAGGATTCTTTAGCTGTCTTGATCAGGTATTGGAGAAGGATTTAGAGGAAAAACAGAAAGGTCTTATTTAA
- a CDS encoding LCP family protein: MSDNKNSNRKILTVLLLLIFVGAGIFYFTMNLDESEFAEPMNEEELELLEDESEDEPNDEPEGELDEEPEDTTSVDVDDLDTETTRTDDETDDQTDDPDDSTSHIDDQDIQDSPADSPDLDDDRTAVDDGEDPEHDPEIAEEPAVTEDENDGIIDRIISFLSEPFREEDPEDIAIDDIDDIEEIEDINDIDDLEEITEEELEQADSPIQLASKNLVVLGIDDLSDQQELSFDFIGLISFNAEDLEIEFKIIPSRYTYEDQEIRTLSRQELTAIISEITGLEIDYELVLDYSGFQYYVDEIGGIELELADDFIIPDLELELTQGNNYLDGAEALNYARFYNPDNGERSRINRQQEVIDKIYHKSLRLENILRLPGHYNHLINEKEAVDTDIDQELIRNTIRYIRQLDQLSIKYSIFND, translated from the coding sequence ATGAGTGATAATAAAAATTCAAACCGTAAAATTTTAACTGTATTACTTCTATTAATCTTTGTTGGGGCAGGCATTTTTTATTTTACAATGAACTTAGATGAAAGCGAATTTGCCGAGCCAATGAATGAAGAAGAACTAGAATTACTTGAAGACGAATCTGAAGATGAACCTAACGACGAACCTGAAGGCGAACTTGATGAAGAACCTGAAGATACGACCAGTGTAGATGTTGATGATTTAGATACCGAAACAACTCGAACAGATGATGAAACAGACGATCAAACTGATGATCCAGATGATTCTACATCCCATATAGATGATCAGGACATCCAGGACAGCCCTGCTGATTCCCCTGATTTAGATGATGACCGGACAGCTGTCGATGATGGCGAAGATCCAGAGCATGATCCTGAAATTGCAGAAGAGCCTGCAGTAACTGAAGATGAAAACGATGGAATTATTGATCGGATCATATCCTTTCTCTCCGAGCCATTTAGAGAGGAAGACCCTGAAGATATCGCAATTGATGACATAGATGATATTGAAGAAATTGAAGATATCAATGATATAGACGACCTCGAGGAAATAACTGAAGAAGAACTTGAGCAGGCAGATTCACCTATTCAACTTGCAAGTAAAAACCTTGTCGTTCTAGGAATTGATGATTTATCAGATCAACAGGAACTAAGCTTCGACTTTATCGGACTAATCTCATTTAATGCTGAAGATTTAGAGATAGAGTTTAAAATCATCCCATCCCGTTATACATATGAAGATCAAGAAATTAGAACCCTTTCCCGTCAGGAACTTACTGCAATTATCTCTGAAATTACTGGTTTAGAGATTGATTATGAGCTAGTTCTTGATTACAGCGGGTTCCAGTATTATGTAGATGAGATCGGTGGGATTGAACTAGAACTTGCCGATGATTTTATAATCCCTGACTTAGAACTTGAATTAACTCAAGGCAATAACTATCTCGATGGCGCTGAAGCTTTAAATTACGCAAGATTTTATAACCCTGACAATGGCGAAAGGAGCAGAATTAATCGCCAGCAGGAAGTTATCGATAAAATCTATCATAAAAGCCTGAGACTTGAAAATATTTTGAGACTACCTGGCCATTATAATCACCTAATAAATGAAAAAGAAGCAGTCGATACTGATATCGATCAGGAGCTTATAAGGAATACAATTAGATATATAAGGCAACTTGATCAGCTATCAATAAAATATAGTATTTTTAACGATTAA
- a CDS encoding AbrB/MazE/SpoVT family DNA-binding domain-containing protein, which produces MKSTGIVREVDNLGRLVLPKELRTTMKLDFNDPMEFYKDGDNIILRKFNSGCSGCHFCGSMENRTFFKGKFVCESCIEELKD; this is translated from the coding sequence ATGAAATCTACAGGAATTGTGAGAGAAGTTGATAATCTTGGTAGACTTGTTCTTCCAAAAGAGTTAAGAACTACAATGAAATTAGATTTTAATGATCCAATGGAGTTTTATAAAGATGGCGATAATATAATTTTAAGAAAATTTAATTCAGGCTGTTCAGGCTGTCATTTTTGTGGCAGTATGGAGAATAGAACTTTTTTTAAGGGCAAATTTGTCTGTGAGTCATGCATTGAAGAATTAAAGGATTAA
- a CDS encoding VOC family protein produces the protein MAGSGQKIIKVDQVALKVSDLSRSTAFYEEVIGLRVRKRDNRSVYLSADGVNDLLVLRQLENSVDPPPGATGLFHSALLLPDRADLADFWMHLQNHRQWLKGASDHSVSEAIYLEDPDGIGIEIYSDREAVQVEAMGTEGLDVEDLLQHATNVSWEGVPERTVMGHVHLKVSDLEESIEFYRDVIGLQLMMQQGESAAFMATGGYHHHMGLNTWESQGGSAPPEEATGIEYVLISVPDQDILELIINAAREVTRVEKSEEGDFIVRDPSGIALRFKVRAEV, from the coding sequence ATGGCTGGTAGTGGTCAAAAGATTATTAAAGTTGATCAGGTGGCATTGAAGGTCAGTGATTTGAGTAGATCTACTGCTTTTTATGAAGAGGTGATTGGTCTGAGAGTGAGAAAAAGGGATAACAGGAGTGTTTATTTATCAGCAGATGGTGTGAATGATCTTTTAGTGCTTCGCCAGTTAGAAAATTCTGTTGACCCGCCTCCTGGGGCTACCGGGTTATTCCATAGCGCTTTGTTGTTGCCAGACCGGGCGGACTTAGCCGATTTTTGGATGCATCTGCAAAATCATCGCCAGTGGCTGAAAGGGGCATCGGATCATTCTGTCAGTGAGGCTATTTATCTGGAAGATCCAGATGGTATTGGTATTGAAATATATTCTGATCGAGAAGCTGTCCAGGTTGAAGCCATGGGAACAGAAGGGTTGGATGTGGAAGATCTATTACAGCATGCCACCAATGTATCCTGGGAAGGTGTACCGGAAAGAACAGTTATGGGCCATGTTCACCTGAAAGTAAGTGATTTAGAGGAATCTATTGAATTTTATCGTGATGTTATTGGGCTTCAATTGATGATGCAGCAGGGCGAGAGTGCCGCTTTTATGGCTACTGGAGGTTATCATCACCATATGGGGCTTAATACCTGGGAAAGCCAGGGAGGCTCGGCACCACCGGAAGAAGCTACAGGTATTGAATATGTTCTGATCTCGGTACCGGATCAAGACATCCTGGAGTTGATTATTAATGCTGCCAGGGAAGTTACCAGAGTTGAAAAGTCAGAAGAGGGAGATTTTATTGTGAGAGATCCTTCTGGTATTGCTTTGAGGTTTAAGGTGAGAGCTGAGGTTTAA
- a CDS encoding nitrous oxide-stimulated promoter family protein, with protein MNPKIEKKKSTVSFMINLYCKNHHSSPNTPCKSCRELIAYGHNKIEKCPNLDSNTTCGNCEIHCYNQEMQNQIKKVMKYSGPRMIFHRPLTAIKHIIRSKLLN; from the coding sequence ATGAACCCAAAAATAGAAAAGAAAAAATCTACAGTTAGCTTTATGATAAATCTCTACTGCAAAAACCACCATAGCAGCCCGAATACCCCCTGCAAATCCTGTAGAGAACTAATAGCATACGGCCACAACAAAATCGAAAAATGCCCTAATTTAGACAGTAATACAACCTGTGGAAATTGCGAGATCCACTGTTATAATCAAGAAATGCAAAATCAAATTAAAAAAGTAATGAAATATTCAGGCCCAAGAATGATCTTTCATCGCCCACTGACTGCCATCAAACATATTATCAGATCAAAGCTCCTAAATTAA
- a CDS encoding 4Fe-4S binding protein, with translation MSNSKKRTISQILFIGLFFFLLFRGNLQIWVAFWALGIVVSLIFDRVYCGWACPMGTLLRFQSWIYDKFNLTREKVSSRLILNSFRVILILGFLAGMIAVRRFGYRLNIILILVVGALVISLFFEESFWHRICPHGTVLSISNKFSKYRMEISEDDCTDCGLCEQACPNNTIYQVGDSKVREIDSKECLVCFECQKACPADAISYQS, from the coding sequence TTGAGTAATAGTAAGAAAAGAACTATAAGCCAGATTTTATTTATTGGCCTGTTTTTCTTCCTGTTGTTCAGGGGTAATCTGCAGATATGGGTTGCTTTCTGGGCGCTGGGGATAGTGGTTTCTTTGATTTTTGATAGAGTTTATTGTGGCTGGGCCTGTCCCATGGGGACACTACTTAGGTTCCAGAGCTGGATTTATGATAAGTTTAATCTTACAAGAGAGAAAGTTAGCTCCAGGCTTATTTTAAATAGTTTTAGGGTTATATTGATCCTGGGATTTCTAGCTGGAATGATAGCAGTTAGAAGATTTGGCTATAGGTTAAATATTATACTGATTCTGGTTGTCGGTGCCCTGGTGATATCACTCTTCTTTGAAGAGAGCTTCTGGCACAGGATCTGTCCCCATGGAACGGTTTTGAGTATTAGTAATAAATTTTCCAAATACAGAATGGAGATCTCAGAAGATGACTGTACAGACTGTGGCCTCTGCGAGCAGGCCTGTCCTAATAATACAATTTATCAGGTTGGAGATAGTAAGGTTAGAGAAATAGATAGCAAGGAATGCCTGGTCTGTTTTGAATGTCAGAAGGCATGTCCAGCAGATGCAATAAGCTATCAAAGTTAA
- a CDS encoding OsmC family protein: MKTKISWQEGPTYKASLSNGEHFISGDKDRDGAMNPPEMILASLAVCAGLFLKPELKKLKTDWEELDITAEAVKAEAPDLFAEITLNYEIKTELDVKELEQAILKSHDNCLVSNSLDPEIPIKYNIEYK, encoded by the coding sequence TTGAAGACTAAAATTAGCTGGCAGGAGGGACCTACCTATAAGGCCAGCCTTTCAAATGGAGAACATTTTATCAGTGGTGATAAAGATCGGGATGGAGCTATGAATCCACCTGAAATGATTCTGGCCAGTCTGGCTGTCTGTGCAGGGCTCTTTTTAAAGCCTGAACTTAAAAAGCTTAAGACTGACTGGGAGGAACTGGATATAACTGCTGAAGCGGTAAAGGCAGAAGCCCCTGATTTATTTGCTGAGATAACGTTAAATTATGAGATTAAGACTGAGCTTGATGTTAAAGAATTGGAACAGGCTATATTAAAGTCCCATGATAATTGTCTGGTTAGCAATTCTTTAGACCCTGAGATACCGATAAAGTATAATATCGAGTATAAATAG
- a CDS encoding TetR/AcrR family transcriptional regulator, producing MAGNKKELILDSAIKVMAEEGYYFTKMSWIADRAGIAVGTIYNYFSSKEEVLEEIFAREFKKRLDLLAELEESPELSVVSKLELFLVRHFEEIKKNPDLGNILVREKEFPKKEGSINQYLNQIPQSIKKLLEKGDEKGELEINKPELMAAIIFGSIQGVVEQAIKLENYEMLDDASDEIIRFVEMKAVK from the coding sequence ATGGCCGGTAATAAAAAAGAATTAATTCTTGATTCTGCTATTAAGGTGATGGCGGAAGAAGGTTATTATTTTACTAAGATGAGCTGGATTGCGGACCGGGCAGGAATTGCTGTTGGGACTATTTACAATTATTTTAGCAGCAAAGAAGAGGTGTTAGAAGAAATTTTTGCCAGGGAATTTAAGAAACGGCTTGATCTGCTGGCAGAATTGGAAGAAAGCCCGGAACTCTCGGTGGTCAGTAAACTTGAACTCTTTCTGGTGAGACATTTTGAGGAGATTAAGAAAAACCCTGATCTAGGTAATATACTGGTTAGAGAGAAGGAATTTCCTAAAAAAGAAGGCTCAATAAATCAATACTTAAATCAGATTCCTCAGTCTATTAAAAAACTACTGGAAAAAGGTGATGAGAAAGGCGAACTTGAAATTAATAAGCCTGAGCTAATGGCTGCTATTATTTTTGGCAGTATTCAGGGGGTAGTTGAGCAGGCAATCAAGCTTGAAAATTATGAAATGCTAGACGATGCTAGCGATGAAATTATAAGGTTTGTCGAGATGAAGGCAGTTAAATAA
- a CDS encoding outer membrane lipoprotein-sorting protein, with translation MRKRLIVMMLVAAMVFAGGLFNQLNAMTGQEVLENMDETMRVDNKYMEQEMVLVSSRGSERSREIATWSRVEAGNEQMLVRFLAPADVAGTGLLMEDDDMWLYLPELNNTRRIAGSAKQGDFMGSDLSYEDMEALGTAGFGNDYQAELVEVVEFEGHEAYKLDLIPVNDGVAYSNLEVKVDSEFWLPLKIDYYEAGELVKTLLTFDHAELYGRWTAQMLEMTDHESGSQTRLILNEVDYNTEIDPGVFTTRNLERGL, from the coding sequence GCTAAATGCCATGACCGGTCAGGAGGTTTTAGAAAATATGGATGAGACAATGAGGGTTGATAATAAATATATGGAACAGGAGATGGTCCTTGTTTCATCCAGAGGGAGCGAGAGGAGTAGAGAGATTGCAACCTGGAGTAGAGTTGAAGCCGGGAACGAGCAGATGCTGGTTAGGTTTTTAGCTCCAGCTGATGTTGCCGGGACTGGACTATTAATGGAAGATGATGATATGTGGTTATATCTACCTGAGTTAAATAATACCAGACGGATTGCTGGCTCGGCCAAACAGGGAGATTTTATGGGAAGTGATTTAAGTTATGAAGATATGGAGGCTTTAGGTACTGCCGGGTTTGGCAATGATTATCAGGCTGAATTAGTTGAAGTAGTTGAATTTGAGGGTCATGAAGCCTATAAATTAGATCTGATACCGGTAAATGACGGGGTTGCTTACAGTAATCTGGAGGTAAAAGTTGATAGTGAATTCTGGCTGCCTCTCAAGATTGATTACTATGAAGCCGGGGAATTGGTCAAGACTTTACTGACCTTTGATCATGCCGAACTTTATGGACGCTGGACTGCTCAGATGCTGGAAATGACTGATCATGAAAGTGGCAGTCAGACCAGGTTGATTTTGAATGAGGTTGATTATAATACTGAGATAGATCCAGGAGTCTTTACAACGAGAAATCTTGAGAGGGGGCTATAA